The Roseofilum capinflatum BLCC-M114 DNA segment ATGACCAAAGACCTGGCGGCCGATGAAATCCTCAAATTCATTCCCCTGGGTCGCTATGGTCAACCGGAGGAAGTGGCAGGAATGGTGCGTTTCCTTGCTGCCGATCCCGCAGCCGCCTATATTACCGGTCAAGTCTTTAACGTTGATGGGGGGATGGTGATGGCCTAGTCTACTGATCTCGGAGTGCAGATATAATCTGCACTCCGAGATTAAGTTATATTAACTAGGAAAATACGGAGAATGGATATAGACAAGGTTGGTAGGCATAGGTTAAAATGGATTTAAAATAAAGTTAACAAAAAATTATTTCAACTACTATGATATCAGTAAGCCATACAGCATCCGAGTCATCAGTCAAGCAAAACACCTTTTTCTGCGAAGAAATTGAACAAAAGCACACCAAAGGGATTCAAACTGGTTTAGGTGTCATTAAAATAACTAATCTAAGATTAAGAACGTTGATTGGGATTAACGATTGGGAACGGGAAAAGAAACAAGATGTCGTCATCAACATCAAAATAGGATTTGATGCCGAAAAGTCTTCGGAAACAGACAAAATCGAAGATACGGTCAATTATAAATTGATCACCAAGCAAATTATTGAACAAGTAGAAAGCCGTAGCTATGGTTTGATCGAAAGAATGGCTCAAACCATTATTGATGTTGTGATGGAAGATCCCCAAGTAATCTGGACTAAGGTCAAAGTTGATAAACCTTATGCTCTACGCTTTTCGGATTCTGTATCGGTTAAACTCAAAGCCCACCGCAGCAACTTTCCTTGATGGTCATTCTAGTTTTTCTCTTCTATACAGTGGTTCGCACTGTTATGGAATACGGAATTTACAGCGCGAAGCACTGTAGTGGGGGAGTGGGGGGAGTGAAAAACAGACTCAATCTAGCGAGTGAGCTATTCTGGCTATCTTTAAAAACCACCATTGATGCAGGGCATAGCAGAGGAAAGTGCTGTAATGTTCAAAACGTTGTAGAACAATACTTTTGCCTTTTGCCTAGCGCAAAGCCCTGTATTTTCCCTCTTCGCTGACTAAACAATTATGCTAAACGAAGCAGTCATTGGGGTTGGCTCTAACATTGACCCCAGTTTCCATATTCCCAAAGCGAAAAGCAAACTGCAAGAAACCCAAATCTTGATTAAGGAATCTCAATTCTATCAAACGAAACCTCTAGGTTTGACTAATCAGCCTGACTTTGTGAATGGAGCTTATTTAATTCATACTGCTGATAGCCAGGAAGATTTAAACTGTAAATTAAAGCAGATTGAAATTGAGTTAGGGCGAGTTAAAACTGAAAACAAGAATGGCCCTCGATGTATTGACTTAGATATTATTGTGTTCAATCGGGAAATTGTTGATCCTGATTTCTATCAACGTGATTTTTTACAAACTACGGTTCTAGAGTTGATTCCTGATTTAGTCTCTTGAAGATTATAGAGCAAGGAGCTGAGAGCCACTTTTTTGAGTTCTGCTCCTAAAACAAGTTGCTCTCAGTCCTTTGTGTTAGGATTTAATCCCCCAAACAAATTCCTAGCCCTCTAGCCGTTTTCACCAAAGTACCTTCGGCATCAACCGTCTGATAATGCTTAATCGCATCTTCAATGGGCACACTCACGACTTGCCGATGTTGCCAAGTCACCATGTGATCGTACTTGTCCTCAGCCACTAAATCGACGGCGGCTACTCCAAACGTAGAAGCGACTAGGCGATCGGTGGCTGCGGGTATGCCTCCCCGTTGGGTATGTCCTAATACAGTTACCCTGGTTTCTGCGCCAATTTTGGAGGTAATGCTATCAGCAATATAATGGCCGATCCCTCCATAGCGACGCTCTCCAAGGACATCCACGTTGGTAATGGCTCCACCGTCAATGGTTTTCACCGCTTCGGAGATAATCACCAGAGAATAGTTTTTACCCAGCTCTCGACGCTTAACAATATGATCGCAAA contains these protein-coding regions:
- the folB gene encoding dihydroneopterin aldolase, producing MISVSHTASESSVKQNTFFCEEIEQKHTKGIQTGLGVIKITNLRLRTLIGINDWEREKKQDVVINIKIGFDAEKSSETDKIEDTVNYKLITKQIIEQVESRSYGLIERMAQTIIDVVMEDPQVIWTKVKVDKPYALRFSDSVSVKLKAHRSNFP
- the folK gene encoding 2-amino-4-hydroxy-6-hydroxymethyldihydropteridine diphosphokinase; translated protein: MLNEAVIGVGSNIDPSFHIPKAKSKLQETQILIKESQFYQTKPLGLTNQPDFVNGAYLIHTADSQEDLNCKLKQIEIELGRVKTENKNGPRCIDLDIIVFNREIVDPDFYQRDFLQTTVLELIPDLVS